One part of the Musa acuminata AAA Group cultivar baxijiao chromosome BXJ1-5, Cavendish_Baxijiao_AAA, whole genome shotgun sequence genome encodes these proteins:
- the LOC135673438 gene encoding glucan endo-1,3-beta-glucosidase 1-like isoform X5, producing MSNRWKRCVVLLLFVLSNASEVDIIRCRTTAACAYGKEQIDRNLQPRLVAEKRLSFSGTRRSLSSSNLVFCVANSSASPSALRSGLDWACGPGSANCSAIQPGQPCYRDDNLVALASYAYNDYYHKMRAIGGTCDFRSTAMITATDPSHGSCIFTGSPGNTSAGRNDSATGQPPFVPAGTDGAMPLQVFRATYLLLIILHFVL from the exons ATGTCTAACAGATGGAAAAGATGTGTGGTGTTACTACTATTCGTTCTCTCAAATGCATCAG AGGTAGACATCATCCGATGTCGCACTACTGCAGCTTGTGCATATGGAAAGGAGCAGATCGATAGGAATCTCCAACCCAGGCTTGTCGCTGAGAAAAGACTGTCTTTTTCGGGGACCAGAAGGTCTCTGAGTTCATCGAATCTGGTGTTTTGTGTGGCAAACTCCAGCGCCAGCCCAAGTGCTTTGAGAAGTGGATTGGATTGGGCGTGTGGACCTGGTTCAGCAAACTGCAGCGCTATACAGCCTGGTCAGCCTTGTTATCGAGACGACAACTTGGTGGCCTTGGCTTCCTACGCCTACAATGACTACTACCATAAAATGAGAGCCATCGGTGGAACCTGTGACTTCCGCAGTACAGCCATGATCACAGCCACTGACCCTA GCCATGGTTCCTGCATCTTCACTGGAAG CCCAGGAAACACAAGCGCAGGCCGCAACGATTCAGCTACAGGGCAGCCACCCTTCGTCCCCGCTGGCACTGATGGTGCCATGCCATTACAAGTTTTCAGAGCAACCTATCTGCTTCTCATAATACTGCACTTCGTGCTCTGA
- the LOC135673434 gene encoding pentatricopeptide repeat-containing protein At5g40400-like codes for MNLFQICLVSRTVGRHRVVGGTNLIQFSCARATLFALVFRVHLSTGRAPSSSPPPPPTAAAHPPAAALSSAEVFSPTTNDSTNPLSSLLPLSLNPFNATVDLITSRLKQQQQQQQLYDDELGGGGRELLEAHLLPFLRPQEVSRILLRCQSLPVASLRFFRWTQSHVLPSPHNFALLAHILASSAHSSQALCILSDFVRTYNRVDDAFQALLAASAACCNGHPAVFGMLVNVYTKLGRTSDALETFRRAIELGLAPDAEAFNCLLNSLAKSRSLDLCWDLYGEMRRIGIPLNSYTFNILIHALCRGSSKERIRAEDFLEKMESEGFDPDAITYNTLMDAYCRRGMLEDAFHLYRIMRYRGVEPDLISYTILMNGLCRDGKVIQARQLFDTMLRRGVCPDSRSYNVLLNGYCREGKLKESKLLVQEMISGGLMPDDFACSTIVEAHIKGGKLLPCLNLIALLHKIGIIISVVVYKCLINALCMEGRPSAARSLLKRMQVDGYEPDLEIYNSLMDSFCKCESLESEALALKNEMVGKGIRPDIVTYRILIKCLCRSGKTFESESLMKEMIEWDIQPDPGICAALVGGCCEKRDLAKAESLLVYFAEKFQIYENNGYNSLIRLYCYEREMSETIELLDRLQKLGYISNGETCRSLIHGLSRSRNHHGSISS; via the coding sequence ATGAATCTCTTCCAGATATGCTTAGTCAGTCGGACAGTTGGCCGACATCGTGTTGTTGGTGGAACCAATTTGATTCAGTTTTCCTGTGCGAGGGCTACTTTGTTTGCCCTCGTGTTTAGGGTGCACCTGAGCACTGGAAGAGCCCCATCATCgtctccgccgccgcctcctacAGCAGCAGCACACCCACCGGCAGCAGCTCTATCGTCTGCAGAAGTATTCTCCCCAACCACCAACGACTCCACCAACCCACTCTcttctctcctccctctctccctcaATCCCTTCAATGCCACCGTCGACCTCATTACCTCCCGactcaagcagcagcagcagcagcagcaactatATGACGATGAACTgggcggaggaggaagagaattACTGGAAGCCCATCTCCTTCCTTTCCTACGCCCGCAGGAGGTCTCCCGCATCCTACTCCGCTGCCAATCCCTCCCCGTCGCCTCCCTCCGTTTCTTCCGATGGACCCAATCCCACGTCCTCCCTTCACCCCACAACTTTGCGCTCCTCGCCCACATTCTCGCCTCCTCTGCCCATTCCTCTCAGGCCCTCTGCATCCTCTCGGACTTCGTCCGCACCTACAACCGCGTTGATGACGCCTTCCAGGCCCTCCTCGCTGCCTCCGCCGCCTGCTGCAATGGCCACCCTGCCGTCTTCGGTATGCTGGTCAATGTGTATACCAAACTAGGAAGGACCTCGGACGCCCTCGAAACCTTCAGGAGGGCGATCGAGTTGGGCCTCGCCCCTGATGCTGAAGCCTTTAATTGCCTCCTCAACTCTCTTGCCAAGTCCAGAAGCCTTGATCTGTGCTGGGACTTGTACGGCGAGATGCGGAGGATCGGTATCCCCTTGAACTCGTACACTTTCAACATACTGATACACGCCCTGTGCCGTGGCAGCAGCAAAGAGCGCATCAGGGCTGAGGACTTCTTGGAGAAGATGGAATCGGAAGGGTTCGATCCAGATGCCATCACTTACAATACCCTTATGGACGCGTACTGCCGGAGGGGCATGTTGGAAGACGCATTCCACCTTTACAGGATCATGCGTTACAGGGGTGTTGAACCCGATCTGATTTCGTACACGATTCTGATGAATGGCCTTTGTAGAGATGGTAAGGTCATCCAGGCACGACAGCTGTTCGACACAATGCTTCGCAGAGGCGTCTGCCCAGATAGCCGTTCGTACAACGTTCTATTAAATGGATACTGCAGGGAAGGCAAACTGAAGGAATCGAAATTACTGGTGCAAGAGATGATATCAGGTGGCTTGATGCCAGATGACTTTGCTTGCAGCACGATTGTTGAAGCACATATAAAGGGTGGGAAGCTGCTTCCTTGTTTGAACCTGATTGCATTGCTTCACAAAATAGGGATCATTATCTCTGTTGTTGTCTACAAGTGCCTCATCAATGCACTGTGCATGGAAGGCAGGCCGAGTGCGGCAAGGAGTCTGTTGAAGCGAATGCAGGTTGATGGATATGAGCCTGACCTAGAGATCTATAATTCACTTATGGACTCATTTTGTAAGTGTGAATCTTTGGAGTCAGAGGCTCTTGCTTTAAAGAATGAAATGGTTGGCAAGGGCATCAGACCGGACATTGTTACATATCGAATTCTCATCAAATGCCTATGCAGATCTGGCAAAACTTTTGAGAGTGAGAGCTTGATGAAGGAAATGATCGAGTGGGATATTCAGCCTGACCCTGGCATATGTGCTGCCTTGGTTGGTGGCTGCTGTGAGAAAAGGGATCTTGCTAAAGCAGAATCACTTCTGGTGTACTTTGCTGAAAAGTTTCAGATATATGAGAACAATGGCTACAATTCCCTGATCCGGTTATACTGTTATGAGAGAGAGATGTCTGAGACAATCGAACTGCTGGATAGGTTGCAGAAGCTAGGATACATTTCAAATGGTGAAACATGCAGAAGTTTGATACATGGACTGTCGAGAAGTAGGAACCATCATGGCAGTATATCATCTTGA
- the LOC135673441 gene encoding DEAD-box ATP-dependent RNA helicase 36-like, translated as MADESSEPQPFRLFSSSARKPKPPPPTLRPHRSDPTCSNIDRGDAEADGNDSFADLGLSQWAIDTCRELRMERPTPVQSRCIPRILAGDDVLGIAQTGSGKTAAFALPILHRLAEDPYGVFALVVTPTRELACQLAEQFRALGSSLNVRCTLIVGGMNMLGQARALAQRPHVVVATPGRIKTLLEEDPDIPAVFSKTKFLVLDEADRVLDVGFEEELRVIFKCLPKSRQTLLFSATMTDELRALLEISQNRSYFYEAYEGFKTVDSLEQKFIFIPKNVKDLYLFHILSNLEEKNIRSVIVFVSTCRNCHLLSLLLEELDQAAVALHSHKSQSLRLSALNRFKSGQVSILVATDVASRGLDIPTVDLVINYDVPRYARDYVHRVGRTARAGRGGLSISFVTQNDVDLIHEIEAIIGKQLTEYECEEKTVLEDITKVYKARRVAIMKMIDDGFEEKAQARKKQKLKTLTEKGLLKKRKR; from the exons ATGGCGGACGAGTCATCGGAGCCCCAACCCTTccgcctcttctcctcctctgcccGGAAGCCCAAACCCCCGCCACCAACCCTCCGTCCCCATCGCTCGGATCCCACCTGCAGCAACATCGATCGCGGCGACGCCGAGGCCGACGGCAATGACTCCTTCGCTGATCTCGGACTCTCCCAATGGGCCATCGACACCTGCCGCGAGCTCCGCATGGAGCGCCCCACCCCCGTGCAGAGCCGCTGCATCCCTCGGATCCTTGCAGGCGACGATGTGCTCGgcatcgcccagactggcagcGGCAAGACCGCAGCCTTTGCACTCCCCATCCTCCACCGCCTCGCCGAGGACCCCTACGGCGTCTTCGCCCTCGTAGTCACACCCACCCGGGAGCTTGCCTGCCAACTCGCCGAGCAGTTCCGGGCGTTGGGTTCGTCGCTCAACGTCCGGTGCACGCTCATCGTGGGGGGCATGAACATGCTCGGTCAGGCACGGGCGCTCGCACAGCGGCCACATGTTGTAGTTGCGACCCCAGGGCGGATCAAGACCCTTCTCGAGGAAGACCCTGATATACCTGCAGTTTTTTCAAAGACCAAG TTTCTAGTTCTCGATGAGGCAGACAGGGTTTTGGATGTCGGCTTCGAGGAGGAACTGCGAGTAATATTTAAATGTTTGCCCAAGAGCCGTCAAACTCTTTTGTTTTCTGCTACGATGACAGATGAGTTGCGCGCCTTGCTTGAGATTTCCCAAAACAGGTCTTACTTTTATGAGGCATATGAGGGGTTTAAGACAGTTGATTCTTTGGAACAAAAATTCATCTTTATCCCAAAGAATGTGAAGGATCTTTATCTGTTTCACATTTTGTCAAATCTGGAGGAAAAAAATATCCGTTCAGTGATAGTATTTGTTTCCACTTGCAG AAATTGTCACCTTCTGAGTTTGCTCTTAGAAGAACTTGATCAGGCTGCGGTAGCTCTGCATTCTCACAAGTCTCAGTCTTTAAGACTTTCTGCATTGAACCGGTTCAAATCTGGTCAAGTTTCTATTTTAGTTGCCACTGATGTCGCTAGCCGTGGTTTGGATATTCCAACAGTTGATCTTGTTATCAACTATGACGTTCCCAG GTATGCGCGGGACTATGTTCACCGTGTCGGACGAACTGCAAGAGCTGGCAGAGGGGGACTATCTATAAGTTTTGTCACACAG AATGATGTGGATCTTATTCATGAGATAGAGGCTATTATTGGAAAACAGTTAACAGAGTATGAATGTGAAGAGAAGACAGTTCTTGAAGATATTACTAAG GTGTACAAGGCTAGACGAGTGGCAATTATGAAGATGATAGATGATGGGTTTGAAGAGAAAGCACAAGCCAGAAAAAAGCAGAAGCTTAAGACATTAACAGAAAAAGGGTTGCTAAAAAAGCGGAAACGATAG
- the LOC135673438 gene encoding glucan endo-1,3-beta-glucosidase 1-like isoform X2, whose amino-acid sequence MQMRFLPLSSPRSQTLQTASFPHRPENCKCFLVSSEASFCLTFSLLLKLLLVFRPSALRISIQMSNRWKRCVVLLLFVLSNASEVDIIRCRTTAACAYGKEQIDRNLQPRLVAEKRLSFSGTRRSLSSSNLVFCVANSSASPSALRSGLDWACGPGSANCSAIQPGQPCYRDDNLVALASYAYNDYYHKMRAIGGTCDFRSTAMITATDPSHGSCIFTGSPGNTSAGRNDSATGQPPFVPAGTDGAMPLQVFRATYLLLIILHFVL is encoded by the exons ATGCAGATGCGTTTTCTTCCACTTAGTTCTCCTCGGTCTCAGACACTGCAAACAGCCTCCTTTCCACATAGGCCTGAGAACTGTAAGTGCTTCCTCGTGAGCTCCGAAGCCTCGTTTtgtctcaccttctctctccttttGAAGCTTCTGTTGGTCTTTCGTCCAAGTGCTCTCCGGATATCCATTCAG ATGTCTAACAGATGGAAAAGATGTGTGGTGTTACTACTATTCGTTCTCTCAAATGCATCAG AGGTAGACATCATCCGATGTCGCACTACTGCAGCTTGTGCATATGGAAAGGAGCAGATCGATAGGAATCTCCAACCCAGGCTTGTCGCTGAGAAAAGACTGTCTTTTTCGGGGACCAGAAGGTCTCTGAGTTCATCGAATCTGGTGTTTTGTGTGGCAAACTCCAGCGCCAGCCCAAGTGCTTTGAGAAGTGGATTGGATTGGGCGTGTGGACCTGGTTCAGCAAACTGCAGCGCTATACAGCCTGGTCAGCCTTGTTATCGAGACGACAACTTGGTGGCCTTGGCTTCCTACGCCTACAATGACTACTACCATAAAATGAGAGCCATCGGTGGAACCTGTGACTTCCGCAGTACAGCCATGATCACAGCCACTGACCCTA GCCATGGTTCCTGCATCTTCACTGGAAG CCCAGGAAACACAAGCGCAGGCCGCAACGATTCAGCTACAGGGCAGCCACCCTTCGTCCCCGCTGGCACTGATGGTGCCATGCCATTACAAGTTTTCAGAGCAACCTATCTGCTTCTCATAATACTGCACTTCGTGCTCTGA
- the LOC135673438 gene encoding glucan endo-1,3-beta-glucosidase 1-like isoform X3 — MQMRFLPLSSPRSQTLQTASFPHRPENCKCFLVSSEASFCLTFSLLLKLLLVFRPSALRISIQMSNRWKRCVVLLLFVLSNASACAYGKEQIDRNLQPRLVAEKRLSFSGTRRSLSSSNLVFCVANSSASPSALRSGLDWACGPGSANCSAIQPGQPCYRDDNLVALASYAYNDYYHKMRAIGGTCDFRSTAMITATDPSHGSCIFTGSPGNTSAGRNDSATGQPPFVPAGTDGAMPLQVFRATYLLLIILHFVL; from the exons ATGCAGATGCGTTTTCTTCCACTTAGTTCTCCTCGGTCTCAGACACTGCAAACAGCCTCCTTTCCACATAGGCCTGAGAACTGTAAGTGCTTCCTCGTGAGCTCCGAAGCCTCGTTTtgtctcaccttctctctccttttGAAGCTTCTGTTGGTCTTTCGTCCAAGTGCTCTCCGGATATCCATTCAG ATGTCTAACAGATGGAAAAGATGTGTGGTGTTACTACTATTCGTTCTCTCAAATGCATCAG CTTGTGCATATGGAAAGGAGCAGATCGATAGGAATCTCCAACCCAGGCTTGTCGCTGAGAAAAGACTGTCTTTTTCGGGGACCAGAAGGTCTCTGAGTTCATCGAATCTGGTGTTTTGTGTGGCAAACTCCAGCGCCAGCCCAAGTGCTTTGAGAAGTGGATTGGATTGGGCGTGTGGACCTGGTTCAGCAAACTGCAGCGCTATACAGCCTGGTCAGCCTTGTTATCGAGACGACAACTTGGTGGCCTTGGCTTCCTACGCCTACAATGACTACTACCATAAAATGAGAGCCATCGGTGGAACCTGTGACTTCCGCAGTACAGCCATGATCACAGCCACTGACCCTA GCCATGGTTCCTGCATCTTCACTGGAAG CCCAGGAAACACAAGCGCAGGCCGCAACGATTCAGCTACAGGGCAGCCACCCTTCGTCCCCGCTGGCACTGATGGTGCCATGCCATTACAAGTTTTCAGAGCAACCTATCTGCTTCTCATAATACTGCACTTCGTGCTCTGA
- the LOC135673438 gene encoding glucan endo-1,3-beta-glucosidase 1-like isoform X4 — MSNRWKRCVVLLLFVLSNASVDSEVDIIRCRTTAACAYGKEQIDRNLQPRLVAEKRLSFSGTRRSLSSSNLVFCVANSSASPSALRSGLDWACGPGSANCSAIQPGQPCYRDDNLVALASYAYNDYYHKMRAIGGTCDFRSTAMITATDPSHGSCIFTGSPGNTSAGRNDSATGQPPFVPAGTDGAMPLQVFRATYLLLIILHFVL, encoded by the exons ATGTCTAACAGATGGAAAAGATGTGTGGTGTTACTACTATTCGTTCTCTCAAATGCATCAG TGGATTCAGAGGTAGACATCATCCGATGTCGCACTACTGCAGCTTGTGCATATGGAAAGGAGCAGATCGATAGGAATCTCCAACCCAGGCTTGTCGCTGAGAAAAGACTGTCTTTTTCGGGGACCAGAAGGTCTCTGAGTTCATCGAATCTGGTGTTTTGTGTGGCAAACTCCAGCGCCAGCCCAAGTGCTTTGAGAAGTGGATTGGATTGGGCGTGTGGACCTGGTTCAGCAAACTGCAGCGCTATACAGCCTGGTCAGCCTTGTTATCGAGACGACAACTTGGTGGCCTTGGCTTCCTACGCCTACAATGACTACTACCATAAAATGAGAGCCATCGGTGGAACCTGTGACTTCCGCAGTACAGCCATGATCACAGCCACTGACCCTA GCCATGGTTCCTGCATCTTCACTGGAAG CCCAGGAAACACAAGCGCAGGCCGCAACGATTCAGCTACAGGGCAGCCACCCTTCGTCCCCGCTGGCACTGATGGTGCCATGCCATTACAAGTTTTCAGAGCAACCTATCTGCTTCTCATAATACTGCACTTCGTGCTCTGA
- the LOC135673438 gene encoding glucan endo-1,3-beta-glucosidase 1-like isoform X1: MQMRFLPLSSPRSQTLQTASFPHRPENCKCFLVSSEASFCLTFSLLLKLLLVFRPSALRISIQMSNRWKRCVVLLLFVLSNASVDSEVDIIRCRTTAACAYGKEQIDRNLQPRLVAEKRLSFSGTRRSLSSSNLVFCVANSSASPSALRSGLDWACGPGSANCSAIQPGQPCYRDDNLVALASYAYNDYYHKMRAIGGTCDFRSTAMITATDPSHGSCIFTGSPGNTSAGRNDSATGQPPFVPAGTDGAMPLQVFRATYLLLIILHFVL, translated from the exons ATGCAGATGCGTTTTCTTCCACTTAGTTCTCCTCGGTCTCAGACACTGCAAACAGCCTCCTTTCCACATAGGCCTGAGAACTGTAAGTGCTTCCTCGTGAGCTCCGAAGCCTCGTTTtgtctcaccttctctctccttttGAAGCTTCTGTTGGTCTTTCGTCCAAGTGCTCTCCGGATATCCATTCAG ATGTCTAACAGATGGAAAAGATGTGTGGTGTTACTACTATTCGTTCTCTCAAATGCATCAG TGGATTCAGAGGTAGACATCATCCGATGTCGCACTACTGCAGCTTGTGCATATGGAAAGGAGCAGATCGATAGGAATCTCCAACCCAGGCTTGTCGCTGAGAAAAGACTGTCTTTTTCGGGGACCAGAAGGTCTCTGAGTTCATCGAATCTGGTGTTTTGTGTGGCAAACTCCAGCGCCAGCCCAAGTGCTTTGAGAAGTGGATTGGATTGGGCGTGTGGACCTGGTTCAGCAAACTGCAGCGCTATACAGCCTGGTCAGCCTTGTTATCGAGACGACAACTTGGTGGCCTTGGCTTCCTACGCCTACAATGACTACTACCATAAAATGAGAGCCATCGGTGGAACCTGTGACTTCCGCAGTACAGCCATGATCACAGCCACTGACCCTA GCCATGGTTCCTGCATCTTCACTGGAAG CCCAGGAAACACAAGCGCAGGCCGCAACGATTCAGCTACAGGGCAGCCACCCTTCGTCCCCGCTGGCACTGATGGTGCCATGCCATTACAAGTTTTCAGAGCAACCTATCTGCTTCTCATAATACTGCACTTCGTGCTCTGA
- the LOC135673438 gene encoding glucan endo-1,3-beta-glucosidase 1-like isoform X6 translates to MSNRWKRCVVLLLFVLSNASACAYGKEQIDRNLQPRLVAEKRLSFSGTRRSLSSSNLVFCVANSSASPSALRSGLDWACGPGSANCSAIQPGQPCYRDDNLVALASYAYNDYYHKMRAIGGTCDFRSTAMITATDPSHGSCIFTGSPGNTSAGRNDSATGQPPFVPAGTDGAMPLQVFRATYLLLIILHFVL, encoded by the exons ATGTCTAACAGATGGAAAAGATGTGTGGTGTTACTACTATTCGTTCTCTCAAATGCATCAG CTTGTGCATATGGAAAGGAGCAGATCGATAGGAATCTCCAACCCAGGCTTGTCGCTGAGAAAAGACTGTCTTTTTCGGGGACCAGAAGGTCTCTGAGTTCATCGAATCTGGTGTTTTGTGTGGCAAACTCCAGCGCCAGCCCAAGTGCTTTGAGAAGTGGATTGGATTGGGCGTGTGGACCTGGTTCAGCAAACTGCAGCGCTATACAGCCTGGTCAGCCTTGTTATCGAGACGACAACTTGGTGGCCTTGGCTTCCTACGCCTACAATGACTACTACCATAAAATGAGAGCCATCGGTGGAACCTGTGACTTCCGCAGTACAGCCATGATCACAGCCACTGACCCTA GCCATGGTTCCTGCATCTTCACTGGAAG CCCAGGAAACACAAGCGCAGGCCGCAACGATTCAGCTACAGGGCAGCCACCCTTCGTCCCCGCTGGCACTGATGGTGCCATGCCATTACAAGTTTTCAGAGCAACCTATCTGCTTCTCATAATACTGCACTTCGTGCTCTGA
- the LOC135673436 gene encoding F-box only protein 6-like produces the protein MWEHLSLDLLAHVFSFLPPDAVARAMAACKHWFDCARSRLPPSRQPPWLVALPARAARGRPSCYAHDPALNRWHVLPLDLFPCPLRLVAPVGSSLLCKLAASSDLRLVLLNPFTRQFRNLPDLTMPRRNPAVGIVVRGVDATSDSSSSFSVIVAGGASGSCYEPTVEMYDTGPGGWSLVGPMPVEFAVRLTVWTPNESVHALDGAMYWMTSARAYSVMGFDLGRRAWREVKAPMADRLEWAALVRRPSGKLGLVGGDGDGQGAVWELIEEDKWVAVGRVPAELGRRFWGRSKSAATRCVGGEEAVYLFRDLGSEMLVWRESSSSQIKKNKEGEETWEWRLVQGRCCMPNIPIKAALLHPTLSRSSFPASL, from the coding sequence ATGTGGGAGCACCTTTCCTTGGATCTCCTCGCCCacgtcttctccttcctccccccgGACGCTGTAGCCCGCGCCATGGCGGCCTGCAAGCACTGGTTCGACTGCGCCCGCTCTCGCTTACCGCCGTCCCGCCAACCCCCCTGGCTCGTGGCCTTGCCCGCGCGCGCCGCCCGCGGTAGACCCTCCTGCTACGCCCACGATCCCGCCCTCAACCGCTGGCACGTGCTCCCCCTCGACCTCTTCCCTTGCCCGCTCCGCCTCGTGGCCCCCGTGGGTAGTTCTCTCCTCTGCAAGCTCGCGGCCTCCTCTGACCTCCGCCTCGTTCTTCTGAACCCTTTTACCCGCCAGTTCcggaacctcccggatttgacgaTGCCGCGTCGCAATCCGGCCGTCGGGATCGTCGTCCGCGGGGTGGACGCCACGTCCGACTCTTCTTCCTCATTCAGCGTGATAGTCGCCGGCGGCGCGTCGGGGTCCTGCTACGAGCCCACGGTGGAGATGTACGACACGGGGCCCGGCGGGTGGTCCCTGGTCGGGCCGATGCCAGTCGAATTCGCGGTGCGGCTGACGGTGTGGACGCCCAACGAGAGCGTGCACGCGCTCGACGGGGCCATGTACTGGATGACCTCCGCTCGGGCGTACAGCGTGATGGGGTTCGACCTGGGGCGGAGGGCGTGGCGGGAGGTGAAGGCGCCCATGGCGGATCGGCTGGAGTGGGCGGCTTTGGTACGGCGCCCCAGCGGGAAGCTGGGTTTGGTAGGCGGCGACGGCGACGGGCAGGGGGCCGTGTGGGAACTGATTGAGGAGGACAAGTGGGTAGCGGTGGGAAGGGTGCCGGCTGAGCTGGGGAGGAGGTTCTGGGGAAGGAGCAAGTCAGCGGCCACCAGGTGCGTCGGGGGCGAGGAGGCGGTGTACTTGTTCAGGGACCTGGGCTCCGAGATGTTGGTGTGGAGGGAGTCGTCATCATCACAAATCAAGAAAAACAAGGAAGGGGAAGAGACATGGGAGTGGCGTTTGGTACAAGGGCGCTGTTGCATGCCCAACATCCCCATCAAGGCAGCGCTGCTTCATCCCACCCTATCACGCTCCAGCTTCCCGGCTTCGTTGTAG